CCTTCGAACACATTAATAACTCCCGTTTGCTTACCTGGTAAGGTTGTAAACCATTTCGGAGAGGTAGCTCCCTTGAAGTATTGGCTTCTCAGTTCAAAACCTCCTTTGTCGTTTTGAAAGCCAAGCGCATAATAATGCTTATTGTCTACTGTATAGTGCACCTCCTGTAAATAATGACTGCCAACTTCGTACGAAATACGGCGACTAGTTAGATAGGCCAGCAATGCTCTGTTACGTAAGGACTGAATGCTTATTAACTCCACACTGTTCTTAGCTGCTTGATTAAGTTTTAAGCCGCTAAAAGAAAAAGGAACGGTTTCCTGGGAGCTTGTGAACTTTTGCAGCGTTCGGATAGCTTTTACAAACGAATAGCCATGTAAGTATTGTAGCAGTCGGATAATATCCCCTTTTTGCCCTTCTCCACTGAAATCATGGAAAACGTTTTTAACCGGGTCTAC
This Larkinella insperata DNA region includes the following protein-coding sequences:
- a CDS encoding CHC2 zinc finger domain-containing protein — protein: MIASQELERIKQIAITDYLLSKGHMPVKTAGKQLVYYSPCHEEKTPSFLVDPVKNVFHDFSGEGQKGDIIRLLQYLHGYSFVKAIRTLQKFTSSQETVPFSFSGLKLNQAAKNSVELISIQSLRNRALLAYLTSRRISYEVGSHYLQEVHYTVDNKHYYALGFQNDKGGFELRSQYFKGATSPKWFTTLPGKQTGVINVFEGVFDFLSCCQHHNANRLNNSTIILNSLSLLKETLPALDQCRSVNAFFDNDAAGKKALEKLKQYGLSVTNCSYLYASYKDYNTYYMQQ